One segment of Bradyrhizobium sp. WD16 DNA contains the following:
- a CDS encoding response regulator transcription factor, translating into MKVRRSILIVEDDASFARALRRSFERRNYEVHLCDGLDGVRTLLKTVSPEYAVVDLKLATGSGLECVKTLHGHDRRTRIVVLTGFASIATAVEAIKLGACHYLPKPSNTDDIEAAFGKAEGDASVPVTARATSIKNLEWERIHETLVETQFNISETARRLGMHRRTLARKLEKRRVT; encoded by the coding sequence ATGAAGGTTAGGAGGTCGATCCTGATCGTCGAGGATGACGCATCCTTCGCGCGCGCGCTGCGCCGCTCGTTCGAGCGTCGGAATTATGAGGTCCATCTCTGCGACGGTCTTGATGGCGTCAGGACCCTGCTAAAGACCGTGTCGCCGGAATATGCCGTGGTCGATCTGAAGCTCGCAACCGGCTCCGGGCTTGAATGCGTCAAGACGCTCCACGGCCACGACCGCCGGACGAGGATCGTGGTTCTCACCGGCTTCGCCAGCATCGCCACCGCGGTGGAGGCGATCAAGCTGGGGGCCTGTCACTACCTTCCGAAGCCCTCCAACACCGACGATATCGAGGCGGCCTTCGGCAAGGCGGAAGGCGATGCGTCGGTCCCGGTGACCGCCCGCGCCACCTCGATCAAGAATCTCGAATGGGAGCGGATTCACGAAACGCTGGTGGAGACGCAGTTCAACATCTCCGAGACCGCGCGGCGTCTCGGCATGCACCGCCGAACGCTCGCCCGCAAGCTCGAGAAGCGGCGGGTGACGTGA
- a CDS encoding cytochrome c, with protein sequence MDFPVFHLDLVGNRWLVATIAILHVLVNHGLAVGMMPLVAAMEWYGHKKHDPRWDALAYRILFFCFLITTTVGALTGVGIWLSVSLVNPYSIASLIRVFFWAWFTEWLVFITEVCLILAYTLTWKKWSAGGARTKVRHIRLGFALALFSWVTMAIIVAILGFMMDPGNWLTDHAFWTGVLNPLYLPQLAFRTPLAAAMAGVVAMFLILFFTRKTDGFRHEALRAVGLWTLAFAPFVLVAGWWYYTSVPVVMLNNLGVSLATLQFSDWQDTFLKAAVVTVVTILIVVQFAIARPNLLPRIALVVPFAAILWMTGHFERVREFIRKPYVIGRYMYANGIRVSDYALLQRDGILAYAAYSNPLTEAETVGLPEGLSNEERAARLDRIQKGKDVFMDACSRCHTGHGVNSITSHLQRMFGDQPWTPELTAGYIEGMHDAQPYMPPFPGNKNELQLLGAYLEHLQHNKAPVPGAQTAGILVNGDAAPRVAASGNREEAAAR encoded by the coding sequence ATGGATTTCCCGGTCTTCCATCTCGATCTCGTCGGCAATCGCTGGCTGGTTGCGACGATCGCGATCCTGCATGTCCTCGTCAATCACGGCCTCGCCGTCGGCATGATGCCGCTCGTCGCGGCCATGGAATGGTACGGGCACAAGAAGCACGACCCGCGCTGGGACGCCCTGGCCTACCGGATCCTGTTCTTCTGCTTCCTCATCACGACGACCGTCGGGGCGCTGACCGGCGTCGGCATCTGGCTGTCGGTCTCGCTGGTCAATCCCTATTCGATCGCCAGCCTCATCCGGGTCTTCTTCTGGGCGTGGTTCACCGAATGGCTCGTCTTCATCACCGAAGTCTGCCTGATCCTCGCCTATACACTGACCTGGAAGAAGTGGAGCGCCGGCGGCGCGCGGACGAAGGTGAGGCATATCCGACTCGGCTTCGCGCTGGCGCTCTTCTCCTGGGTGACGATGGCGATCATCGTCGCGATCCTCGGCTTCATGATGGATCCCGGAAACTGGCTGACCGATCATGCCTTCTGGACCGGAGTGCTCAACCCCCTTTACCTGCCCCAGCTCGCCTTCCGCACGCCACTCGCCGCGGCCATGGCCGGTGTCGTCGCCATGTTCCTCATCCTCTTCTTTACGAGGAAGACGGATGGCTTCCGGCACGAAGCGCTTCGTGCGGTGGGGCTGTGGACCCTCGCCTTCGCGCCGTTCGTGCTGGTCGCGGGCTGGTGGTACTATACGTCCGTGCCGGTCGTGATGCTCAACAATCTCGGCGTCTCCCTGGCGACGCTCCAGTTCAGCGACTGGCAGGATACCTTTCTCAAGGCCGCCGTGGTCACGGTCGTGACGATCCTGATCGTCGTGCAGTTCGCGATTGCGCGACCGAACCTGCTTCCCCGTATCGCCCTCGTCGTCCCCTTCGCCGCCATCCTGTGGATGACCGGCCATTTCGAGCGGGTGCGCGAATTCATCCGTAAACCCTACGTCATCGGCAGGTACATGTATGCCAACGGCATCCGCGTGAGTGATTACGCGCTGCTGCAGCGGGACGGCATTCTCGCTTACGCGGCCTATTCGAACCCGCTGACCGAGGCGGAGACGGTCGGGCTGCCGGAGGGACTGTCGAACGAGGAGCGGGCGGCGCGTCTCGATCGCATTCAAAAGGGCAAGGATGTCTTCATGGACGCCTGCTCGCGCTGCCACACCGGGCATGGCGTCAACAGCATCACCAGCCACCTGCAGCGGATGTTCGGCGATCAGCCCTGGACCCCTGAACTGACGGCCGGCTACATCGAGGGAATGCACGATGCGCAGCCCTACATGCCGCCGTTCCCCGGCAACAAGAACGAGTTGCAATTGCTCGGCGCCTATCTCGAGCACCTCCAGCACAACAAGGCGCCGGTCCCGGGCGCGCAGACCGCGGGCATCCTCGTCAATGGCGATGCCGCGCCACGCGTCGCCGCCTCCGGCAACCGGGAAGAGGCCGCCGCGCGATGA
- a CDS encoding helix-turn-helix transcriptional regulator translates to MREGPDIAGVAALLGDPARASILGALMAGQALTAGELATTAGVMPQTASGHLAQLREAGLIAVEQQGRHRYYRLAGADVAAAIEALMDLAAQAGRRRTRPGPRDPQLRAARVCYDHLAGAKGVDLFARLCRNGLVALDGGAIDITAAGAVRFERFGVDVAGLRRARRPLCRTCLDWSERRPHLAGALGAALLSRLYALGWARRIDQTRVIAFSPRGEAEFARLFG, encoded by the coding sequence ATGCGGGAAGGACCAGACATCGCGGGCGTGGCGGCGCTGCTCGGCGATCCGGCGCGTGCCAGCATCCTCGGCGCGCTGATGGCGGGCCAGGCTCTCACTGCGGGCGAGCTCGCCACGACCGCCGGCGTGATGCCGCAGACCGCCAGCGGTCACCTGGCGCAATTGCGCGAGGCGGGGCTGATCGCGGTCGAGCAGCAGGGGCGCCATCGCTACTACCGGCTGGCGGGGGCCGACGTCGCCGCGGCGATCGAGGCGCTGATGGATCTCGCCGCCCAGGCCGGACGGCGGCGAACCCGGCCCGGGCCGCGGGACCCGCAATTGCGCGCGGCGCGGGTCTGTTACGATCATCTCGCCGGCGCCAAGGGTGTCGATCTGTTCGCCCGTCTTTGCCGCAACGGCCTCGTCGCCCTCGATGGCGGCGCGATCGATATCACTGCTGCCGGCGCGGTGCGCTTCGAGCGATTCGGCGTCGACGTCGCCGGTCTGCGTCGCGCCCGCCGTCCGCTCTGTCGTACCTGTCTCGACTGGAGCGAACGCCGGCCGCATCTCGCCGGCGCGCTCGGCGCGGCGCTGCTGTCGCGCCTCTATGCGCTCGGCTGGGCGCGGCGCATCGACCAGACCCGCGTCATCGCCTTCTCGCCGCGCGGCGAGGCGGAGTTCGCCAGGCTGTTCGGCTGA
- a CDS encoding alpha/beta hydrolase: MTRLIATLLAVVATGLPMLHAQTITHTLPGSPASSDAGWRPRLALREQTLGHADRRRPVLYVHGATFPSASSIMFRFEGRSWADALNEAGFSAWGLDFAGYGDSERYPEMTGDAPAPGAPLGRAPVAADQIERAARFILAETGASRLSVIAHSWGTIATGLFLTRHPELVERAVFFGPIARRHTLSDVPSIGPWRLITLEEQYRRFVEDVPPGHPGVLAEADLPSWNATYLASDEDGLTRSPPAVKTPTGPAADIMAAWSGKLGYNPAAVTVPIAIVRGEWDSLCTDADAASLRASLGSGPDSIDVKIPQGTHLMHLEQARAALYGAANAFLGRK; encoded by the coding sequence GTGACGCGCCTGATTGCCACGCTCCTCGCCGTTGTCGCCACAGGATTGCCGATGCTCCACGCCCAGACCATCACCCACACTTTGCCGGGATCGCCGGCCTCGTCCGACGCGGGCTGGCGGCCGCGCCTCGCCCTGCGGGAACAAACGCTGGGCCACGCCGACCGGCGCCGTCCGGTGCTCTATGTCCACGGCGCCACCTTTCCCTCCGCCAGTTCGATCATGTTCCGCTTCGAGGGCCGCTCCTGGGCCGACGCGCTCAACGAGGCCGGCTTCTCGGCCTGGGGACTCGATTTCGCCGGCTATGGCGATTCCGAGCGCTATCCGGAGATGACAGGCGACGCACCTGCGCCTGGCGCGCCGCTCGGCCGGGCGCCCGTGGCCGCGGACCAGATCGAACGGGCGGCGCGCTTCATCCTGGCCGAAACGGGCGCATCGCGGCTGTCGGTCATCGCCCATTCCTGGGGCACCATCGCCACCGGCCTGTTCCTGACCCGTCATCCGGAGCTGGTCGAGCGCGCGGTGTTCTTCGGACCGATCGCGCGCCGCCATACGCTGTCCGATGTTCCCTCGATCGGGCCTTGGCGTCTGATCACCCTCGAGGAGCAGTATCGTCGCTTCGTCGAGGACGTGCCGCCCGGCCATCCCGGCGTGCTGGCCGAGGCTGACTTGCCATCCTGGAACGCGACCTATCTCGCCAGCGACGAGGACGGCCTCACCCGATCACCGCCCGCGGTGAAGACGCCGACCGGCCCCGCGGCCGACATCATGGCGGCCTGGTCGGGCAAGCTCGGCTACAATCCGGCGGCGGTGACCGTGCCGATTGCGATCGTGCGCGGCGAATGGGACAGTCTGTGCACTGATGCGGACGCCGCGTCCCTGCGCGCCAGTCTCGGTTCGGGACCGGACAGCATCGACGTCAAGATCCCGCAAGGAACGCACCTGATGCATCTGGAGCAGGCACGCGCGGCGCTCTATGGCGCCGCCAACGCATTTCTGGGCAGAAAGTGA
- a CDS encoding ATP-binding protein — protein MRDTTNKTNLRLLIQLRWLAVGGQVATILFVHYRLGIDLPLAQMVAVVAFLVGLNAVSLLRHRKQDAVTNSELFLELLLDVAALTVQFYLSGGASNPFISLYLLQVILGAVLLDVWSAWALVMITSGCFVWLTTSYREIAIPHAHRGDLFNLHIQGMLICFVLAAGLLVFFVTRIQRNLRARDAHLAELRQQAAEEDHIVRMGLLASGAAHELGTPLATLSVIVNDWQRMPSFTADPEIAQDMAELQSQLERCKAIVSGILMSSGEARGEGTVRTSVRTFLDELVGDWRASRSPSGLDYKNLFAPDETIVSDAALKQVIVNVFDNALEASPNWVGIAVGRQVDKLVIVVSDTGPGFTEDMLAGFGRPYRSSKGRPGGGLGLFLVVNVVRKLGGTVRADNGAAGGAWVTLTLPLAALSLGGDHEG, from the coding sequence GTGCGAGATACGACCAACAAGACCAATCTCCGGCTGCTCATTCAGTTGCGCTGGCTGGCGGTGGGAGGCCAGGTGGCGACGATCCTGTTCGTCCACTATCGGCTCGGCATCGACCTGCCGCTGGCGCAGATGGTTGCCGTCGTCGCCTTCCTCGTCGGGCTGAACGCCGTCAGTCTTCTGCGTCATCGCAAGCAGGATGCCGTCACCAATTCGGAGCTCTTCCTCGAGCTGCTGCTCGATGTCGCGGCTCTCACCGTCCAGTTCTATCTCAGCGGCGGAGCGTCGAACCCGTTCATTTCCCTCTACCTCCTCCAGGTCATTCTCGGCGCGGTGCTTCTCGACGTCTGGTCGGCCTGGGCCCTCGTCATGATCACGAGCGGCTGCTTCGTCTGGTTGACGACGAGCTACCGCGAGATCGCCATTCCGCATGCGCATCGAGGCGACCTGTTCAACCTGCATATCCAGGGAATGCTGATCTGTTTCGTGCTGGCCGCGGGTCTGCTGGTGTTCTTCGTCACGCGAATCCAGCGCAATCTGCGGGCCCGTGACGCGCATCTGGCGGAGCTGCGCCAGCAGGCGGCCGAGGAGGATCACATCGTTCGCATGGGGTTGCTGGCGTCCGGCGCCGCCCACGAGCTCGGCACGCCGCTTGCGACCCTCTCGGTCATCGTCAACGACTGGCAGCGGATGCCGTCCTTCACGGCCGATCCGGAAATCGCCCAGGACATGGCGGAGCTGCAGAGCCAGCTGGAGCGATGCAAGGCGATCGTCTCCGGCATTCTGATGTCGTCGGGCGAGGCGCGGGGCGAAGGCACGGTCAGGACGAGCGTCAGGACGTTTCTCGACGAACTGGTCGGCGATTGGCGCGCCAGCCGCTCGCCGTCGGGATTGGACTACAAGAACCTGTTCGCTCCCGACGAGACGATCGTCTCGGACGCGGCCCTGAAGCAGGTCATCGTCAACGTTTTCGACAACGCTCTGGAGGCGTCGCCGAACTGGGTTGGAATCGCCGTCGGTCGGCAGGTCGACAAGCTCGTCATCGTCGTCAGCGATACCGGCCCCGGCTTCACGGAGGACATGCTCGCCGGGTTCGGCCGGCCCTATCGTTCGAGCAAGGGGCGTCCCGGCGGCGGCCTCGGCCTCTTTCTCGTCGTCAACGTCGTCCGCAAGCTCGGGGGGACGGTCAGGGCCGACAACGGCGCCGCCGGCGGCGCCTGGGTGACGCTGACCCTGCCGCTTGCGGCGTTGTCGCTCGGGGGAGACCATGAAGGTTAG
- a CDS encoding linear amide C-N hydrolase: protein MKPHRSPFAKTALLLLVAGAATVAQPAAYGCTRLVYLGAQNNVVTARSMDWNSDIATNLWIFPRGMSRNGEAGANSIRWTSKYGSVIASAYDISTSDGMNEAGLVANILWLTESEYPKFDGSKPGLSIAAWAQYVLDNFATVDEAVAALAREPFTVVTAKVPGQQLLATLHLSLSDASGDSAIIEYIGGKQIIHHDRKYQVMTNSPTFDQQLALDAYWQEIGGTVMLPGTNRAADRFARASFYVNAIPKAEDPDRALASVFGVIRNVSVPYGISTPDQPNISSTRWRSVVDHKRKLYFFESALTPNTFWVDLAAIDFSAEKGKVKKLDLGPDQSRTYSGDTTGDFREAAPFKFEGLP from the coding sequence ATGAAACCGCATCGTTCTCCGTTCGCCAAAACCGCTCTGTTGCTGCTCGTTGCCGGTGCGGCGACCGTGGCGCAGCCGGCGGCGTATGGCTGCACGCGGCTGGTCTATCTCGGTGCTCAGAACAACGTCGTCACCGCGCGGTCGATGGACTGGAATAGCGACATCGCCACCAATCTGTGGATCTTTCCGCGCGGCATGTCGCGGAACGGCGAGGCCGGCGCCAATTCGATCCGCTGGACCTCGAAATACGGCAGCGTGATCGCGTCGGCTTACGACATCTCGACGTCGGATGGCATGAACGAGGCCGGCCTGGTCGCCAATATCCTGTGGCTGACGGAATCGGAATATCCGAAATTCGACGGCTCGAAGCCGGGCCTGTCGATCGCCGCCTGGGCGCAATATGTCCTCGACAACTTCGCCACCGTCGACGAGGCGGTCGCGGCGCTGGCGCGCGAGCCCTTCACCGTCGTCACCGCCAAGGTGCCCGGTCAGCAGCTGCTCGCGACGCTGCATCTGTCGCTCTCGGACGCCAGCGGCGACAGCGCCATCATCGAGTATATCGGCGGCAAGCAGATCATCCATCACGACCGCAAGTACCAGGTGATGACCAATTCGCCGACCTTCGACCAGCAGCTCGCGCTCGATGCCTATTGGCAGGAGATCGGCGGCACGGTGATGCTGCCGGGCACCAACCGCGCCGCGGATCGCTTCGCGCGGGCCTCCTTCTACGTCAACGCCATCCCCAAGGCGGAAGATCCCGACCGCGCGCTGGCGAGCGTGTTCGGCGTCATCCGCAACGTCTCGGTGCCCTACGGCATCTCGACGCCGGACCAGCCCAATATCTCGTCGACCCGCTGGCGCAGCGTCGTCGACCACAAGCGCAAGCTCTATTTCTTCGAATCGGCGCTGACGCCGAACACCTTCTGGGTCGATCTGGCGGCGATCGATTTCTCCGCCGAGAAGGGCAAGGTGAAAAAGCTCGATCTCGGTCCCGATCAGAGCCGGACCTATTCCGGCGACACCACCGGGGACTTCCGCGAGGCGGCGCCATTCAAATTCGAGGGGCTGCCGTAG